One stretch of Arachis hypogaea cultivar Tifrunner chromosome 20, arahy.Tifrunner.gnm2.J5K5, whole genome shotgun sequence DNA includes these proteins:
- the LOC112782871 gene encoding receptor-like serine/threonine-protein kinase SD1-8 isoform X4, whose translation MRIFFTHLIDYIIIVIGFFFITPSTSFDTLTGTQILRTNQTLLSQNQSFVLGFFRGSNTNYYLGIWYNNINPQTIVWVANRDNPIETSTGYLKIGDNGNFVLLNSSGNPAWSSNQTHAKNPVLQLLDTGNLVLKDSSDKTNNNYLWQSFEYPTDTLLPGMKVGWNLDTGTEKHLTSWKVTGEDPSSGDYTLKIDYHGLYETLLRRNQTIICRSGPWNGERFSGNPAMKDNTDGLKFNFTYDDHGAWYSFSVTRPSLSRIIVTSDSDGEFQRYLWIQGRWNKFWYKPSDQCDHYRECGPYGVCDNNASPVCTCMKGFSPKNPQAWNLRDGSDGCVRNTDLNCSTDKFLHLENMKLPETSSVFINKSMTLDECGSLCKRNCSCTAYANIDITNGGSGCIMWIGQLFDMSVYRTDGQDLYVRLAAADIGSTNSNKNHRVVQAISITLTALVLVFGLVAICYLWKKGKQRSRGFVHRNHDWLMNEVVPSRRYLGDERNMDDLELPMFDFDTLMMATNNFSQDNKLGEGGFGSVYRGRLIEGQEIAVKRLSEDSGQGIEEFKNEVKSIVKLQHRNLVRLLGCCIKKNEKMLVYEYMENRGLDSILFDKSKRSLLDWEKRYNIIYGIARGLLYLHQDSRFRIIHRDLKTSNILLDNEMNPKISDFGLARILNKDQIQAKTLRIVGTYGYMSPEYAMDGNFSVKSDVFSFGVIVLEIITGKKNREFYSDDDELNLLGYVWRHWHEGTVLTLIDPSIGNSYTESKVIRCIHIGLLCVQECAEDRPTMSSVVLMLSSEALSMPSPKNPGFSIKKNHLNIDLSPSKQDITWSVNQVTITMLDGR comes from the exons ATGAGAATCTTCTTCACTCATCTTATTGACTACATCATCATTGTTATTGGTTTCTTCTTCATCACTCCATCAACCTCTTTCGATACTTTAACCGGAACACAAATCCTCAGAACCAACCAAACGCTATTGTCACAAAACCAATCCTTCGTGCTGGGCTTCTTCAGAGGTTCCAACACCAACTATTACCTCGGAATATGGTACAACAACATCAATCCTCAAACAATAGTTTGGGTTGCAAACAGGGACAACCCTATTGAAACCTCCACAGGCTATCTCAAGATTGGAGACAATGGAAACTTTGTCCTCCTCAATTCATCCGGGAACCCTGCATGGTCCTCCAACCAAACCCACGCCAAGAATCCAGTTCTCCAGCTCCTTGATACCGGTAACCTTGTTCTCAAAGATTCATCAGACAAGACCAATAATAACTACTTATGGCAGAGCTTCGAGTACCCAACGGATACCTTGTTACCAGGGATGAAGGTCGGTTGGAACTTGGACACAGGAACAGAGAAGCACTTAACATCATGGAAGGTCACAGGTGAAGACCCTTCAAGCGGGGACTACACTTTGAAGATAGATTACCATGGTTTATATGAGACTCTCCTCAGGAGAAACCAAACTATAATATGCCGAAGTGGTCCTTGGAATGGTGAGAGATTCAGTGGGAACCCGGCGATGAAAGACAACACCGATGGTCTcaagttcaatttcacttatgaTGATCATGGTGCGTGGTACTCTTTTTCCGTTACAAGACCTTCCTTGTCGAGGATAATTGTGACATCTGATTCTGATGGCGAGTTTCAACGCTACCTGTGGATACAAGGAAGATGGAACAAGTTCTGGTACAAACCGTCGGATCAATGCGACCATTACAGGGAGTGTGGTCCGTACGGAGTGTGTGACAATAATGCATCGCCGGTTTGCACATGTATGAAAGGGTTCAGCCCTAAGAACCCTCAGGCTTGGAATCTGAGAGATGGATCTGATGGGTGTGTGAGGAACACGGATTTGAATTGTTCCACTGACAAGTTCTTGCATCTTGAGAACATGAAGCTGCCGGAGACTAGCAGCGTGTTTATAAATAAGAGTATGACACTTGATGAATGTGGGAGTTTGTGTAAGAGGAATTGTTCATGCACTGCATATGCAAACATTGATATCACAAACGGAGGAAGTGGCTGTATTATGTGGATTGGTCAACTCTTTGACATGAGTGTCTACCGTACGGATGGCCAAGATCTCTATGTCAGATTGGCTGCAGCTGATATAG GATCTACTAACTCCAACAAGAATCATAGAGTAGTACAGGCTATTAGCATCACACTTACTGCACTTGTTTTAGTTTTTGGATTGGTTGCTATTTGTTACTTATGGAAGAAGGGAAAACAAAGATCTAGAG GTTTTGTCCACAGAAATCATGATTGGTTAATGAATGAGGTGGTGCCTTCTAGAAGATACTTGGGTGATGAAAGGAACATGGATGATCTAGAGTTGCCAATGTTTGATTTTGATACCTTAATGATGGCTACGAACAATTTCTCTCAAGATAATAAACTTGGAGAAGGAGGCTTCGGTAGTGTTTATAGG GGCAGATTGATTGAAGGCCAAGAAATTGCTGTGAAAAGATTGTCAGAAGACTCTGGACAAGGAATTGAAGAATTTAAAAATGAAGTCAAATCAATTGTCAAGCTGCAACACCGAAATCTTGTTCGGTTGCTTGGTTGCTGCATTAAGAAAAATGAGAAGATGTTGGTGTATGAATATATGGAAAATAGAGGCCTTGATTCCATTTTGTTTG ACAAATCAAAAAGATCATTGCTTGATTGGGAAAAGCGTtacaatattatatatgggatagcAAGAGGACTTCTTTATTTGCATCAAGATTCAAGATTTCGAATTATTCATAGAGATCTCAAGACAAGTAACATATTATTAGATAACGAAATGAATCCAAAGATATCAGACTTTGGATTAGCTAGAATTCTTAACAAAGATCAAATCCAAGCAAAAACATTAAGAATTGTTGGAACATA TGGTTATATGTCTCCTGAATATGCTATGGACGGAAACTTTTCAGTAAAATCTGACGTTTTTAGCTTTGGAGTTATTGTATTGGAGATTATAACTGGAAAGAAGAATAGAGAATTTTATAGTGATGACGATGAATTGAATCTTTTGGGATAT GTATGGAGGCATTGGCATGAAGGAACTGTATTAACACTGATTGATCCATCTATTGGCAATTCATACACAGAATCTAAAGTTATAAGGTGCATACATATTGGTCTCTTATGTGTTCAAGAATGTGCAGAAGATAGACCAACAATGTCTTCAGTAGTCTTAATGTTGAGCAGTGAAGCTCTGTCAATGCCATCTCCTAAGAACCCTGGATTTTCCATTAAAAAAAACCATTTAAACATAGATTTATCTCCAAGCAAACAAGATATAACATGGAGTGTAAATCAAGTCACTATCACAATGTTAGATGGTAGATAG
- the LOC112782871 gene encoding receptor-like serine/threonine-protein kinase SD1-8 isoform X9 has translation MRIFFTHLIDYIIIVIGFFFITPSTSFDTLTGTQILRTNQTLLSQNQSFVLGFFRGSNTNYYLGIWYNNINPQTIVWVANRDNPIETSTGYLKIGDNGNFVLLNSSGNPAWSSNQTHAKNPVLQLLDTGNLVLKDSSDKTNNNYLWQSFEYPTDTLLPGMKVGWNLDTGTEKHLTSWKVTGEDPSSGDYTLKIDYHGLYETLLRRNQTIICRSGPWNGERFSGNPAMKDNTDGLKFNFTYDDHGAWYSFSVTRPSLSRIIVTSDSDGEFQRYLWIQGRWNKFWYKPSDQCDHYRECGPYGVCDNNASPVCTCMKGFSPKNPQAWNLRDGSDGCVRNTDLNCSTDKFLHLENMKLPETSSVFINKSMTLDECGSLCKRNCSCTAYANIDITNGGSGCIMWIGQLFDMSVYRTDGQDLYVRLAAADIGSTNSNKNHRVVQAISITLTALVLVFGLVAICYLWKKGKQRSRAAISGFVHRNHDWLMNEVVPSRRYLGDERNMDDLELPMFDFDTLMMATNNFSQDNKLGEGGFGSVYRGRLIEGQEIAVKRLSEDSGQGIEEFKNEVKSIVKLQHRNLVRLLGCCIKKNEKMLVYEYMENRGLDSILFANVADKSKRSLLDWEKRYNIIYGIARGLLYLHQDSRFRIIHRDLKTSNILLDNEMNPKISDFGLARILNKDQIQAKTLRIVGT, from the exons ATGAGAATCTTCTTCACTCATCTTATTGACTACATCATCATTGTTATTGGTTTCTTCTTCATCACTCCATCAACCTCTTTCGATACTTTAACCGGAACACAAATCCTCAGAACCAACCAAACGCTATTGTCACAAAACCAATCCTTCGTGCTGGGCTTCTTCAGAGGTTCCAACACCAACTATTACCTCGGAATATGGTACAACAACATCAATCCTCAAACAATAGTTTGGGTTGCAAACAGGGACAACCCTATTGAAACCTCCACAGGCTATCTCAAGATTGGAGACAATGGAAACTTTGTCCTCCTCAATTCATCCGGGAACCCTGCATGGTCCTCCAACCAAACCCACGCCAAGAATCCAGTTCTCCAGCTCCTTGATACCGGTAACCTTGTTCTCAAAGATTCATCAGACAAGACCAATAATAACTACTTATGGCAGAGCTTCGAGTACCCAACGGATACCTTGTTACCAGGGATGAAGGTCGGTTGGAACTTGGACACAGGAACAGAGAAGCACTTAACATCATGGAAGGTCACAGGTGAAGACCCTTCAAGCGGGGACTACACTTTGAAGATAGATTACCATGGTTTATATGAGACTCTCCTCAGGAGAAACCAAACTATAATATGCCGAAGTGGTCCTTGGAATGGTGAGAGATTCAGTGGGAACCCGGCGATGAAAGACAACACCGATGGTCTcaagttcaatttcacttatgaTGATCATGGTGCGTGGTACTCTTTTTCCGTTACAAGACCTTCCTTGTCGAGGATAATTGTGACATCTGATTCTGATGGCGAGTTTCAACGCTACCTGTGGATACAAGGAAGATGGAACAAGTTCTGGTACAAACCGTCGGATCAATGCGACCATTACAGGGAGTGTGGTCCGTACGGAGTGTGTGACAATAATGCATCGCCGGTTTGCACATGTATGAAAGGGTTCAGCCCTAAGAACCCTCAGGCTTGGAATCTGAGAGATGGATCTGATGGGTGTGTGAGGAACACGGATTTGAATTGTTCCACTGACAAGTTCTTGCATCTTGAGAACATGAAGCTGCCGGAGACTAGCAGCGTGTTTATAAATAAGAGTATGACACTTGATGAATGTGGGAGTTTGTGTAAGAGGAATTGTTCATGCACTGCATATGCAAACATTGATATCACAAACGGAGGAAGTGGCTGTATTATGTGGATTGGTCAACTCTTTGACATGAGTGTCTACCGTACGGATGGCCAAGATCTCTATGTCAGATTGGCTGCAGCTGATATAG GATCTACTAACTCCAACAAGAATCATAGAGTAGTACAGGCTATTAGCATCACACTTACTGCACTTGTTTTAGTTTTTGGATTGGTTGCTATTTGTTACTTATGGAAGAAGGGAAAACAAAGATCTAGAG CTGCTATTTCAGGTTTTGTCCACAGAAATCATGATTGGTTAATGAATGAGGTGGTGCCTTCTAGAAGATACTTGGGTGATGAAAGGAACATGGATGATCTAGAGTTGCCAATGTTTGATTTTGATACCTTAATGATGGCTACGAACAATTTCTCTCAAGATAATAAACTTGGAGAAGGAGGCTTCGGTAGTGTTTATAGG GGCAGATTGATTGAAGGCCAAGAAATTGCTGTGAAAAGATTGTCAGAAGACTCTGGACAAGGAATTGAAGAATTTAAAAATGAAGTCAAATCAATTGTCAAGCTGCAACACCGAAATCTTGTTCGGTTGCTTGGTTGCTGCATTAAGAAAAATGAGAAGATGTTGGTGTATGAATATATGGAAAATAGAGGCCTTGATTCCATTTTGTTTG CTAATGTTGCAGACAAATCAAAAAGATCATTGCTTGATTGGGAAAAGCGTtacaatattatatatgggatagcAAGAGGACTTCTTTATTTGCATCAAGATTCAAGATTTCGAATTATTCATAGAGATCTCAAGACAAGTAACATATTATTAGATAACGAAATGAATCCAAAGATATCAGACTTTGGATTAGCTAGAATTCTTAACAAAGATCAAATCCAAGCAAAAACATTAAGAATTGTTGGAACATA G
- the LOC112782871 gene encoding receptor-like serine/threonine-protein kinase SD1-8 isoform X5: MRIFFTHLIDYIIIVIGFFFITPSTSFDTLTGTQILRTNQTLLSQNQSFVLGFFRGSNTNYYLGIWYNNINPQTIVWVANRDNPIETSTGYLKIGDNGNFVLLNSSGNPAWSSNQTHAKNPVLQLLDTGNLVLKDSSDKTNNNYLWQSFEYPTDTLLPGMKVGWNLDTGTEKHLTSWKVTGEDPSSGDYTLKIDYHGLYETLLRRNQTIICRSGPWNGERFSGNPAMKDNTDGLKFNFTYDDHGAWYSFSVTRPSLSRIIVTSDSDGEFQRYLWIQGRWNKFWYKPSDQCDHYRECGPYGVCDNNASPVCTCMKGFSPKNPQAWNLRDGSDGCVRNTDLNCSTDKFLHLENMKLPETSSVFINKSMTLDECGSLCKRNCSCTAYANIDITNGGSGCIMWIGQLFDMSVYRTDGQDLYVRLAAADIAAISGFVHRNHDWLMNEVVPSRRYLGDERNMDDLELPMFDFDTLMMATNNFSQDNKLGEGGFGSVYRGRLIEGQEIAVKRLSEDSGQGIEEFKNEVKSIVKLQHRNLVRLLGCCIKKNEKMLVYEYMENRGLDSILFANVADKSKRSLLDWEKRYNIIYGIARGLLYLHQDSRFRIIHRDLKTSNILLDNEMNPKISDFGLARILNKDQIQAKTLRIVGTYGYMSPEYAMDGNFSVKSDVFSFGVIVLEIITGKKNREFYSDDDELNLLGYVWRHWHEGTVLTLIDPSIGNSYTESKVIRCIHIGLLCVQECAEDRPTMSSVVLMLSSEALSMPSPKNPGFSIKKNHLNIDLSPSKQDITWSVNQVTITMLDGR, from the exons ATGAGAATCTTCTTCACTCATCTTATTGACTACATCATCATTGTTATTGGTTTCTTCTTCATCACTCCATCAACCTCTTTCGATACTTTAACCGGAACACAAATCCTCAGAACCAACCAAACGCTATTGTCACAAAACCAATCCTTCGTGCTGGGCTTCTTCAGAGGTTCCAACACCAACTATTACCTCGGAATATGGTACAACAACATCAATCCTCAAACAATAGTTTGGGTTGCAAACAGGGACAACCCTATTGAAACCTCCACAGGCTATCTCAAGATTGGAGACAATGGAAACTTTGTCCTCCTCAATTCATCCGGGAACCCTGCATGGTCCTCCAACCAAACCCACGCCAAGAATCCAGTTCTCCAGCTCCTTGATACCGGTAACCTTGTTCTCAAAGATTCATCAGACAAGACCAATAATAACTACTTATGGCAGAGCTTCGAGTACCCAACGGATACCTTGTTACCAGGGATGAAGGTCGGTTGGAACTTGGACACAGGAACAGAGAAGCACTTAACATCATGGAAGGTCACAGGTGAAGACCCTTCAAGCGGGGACTACACTTTGAAGATAGATTACCATGGTTTATATGAGACTCTCCTCAGGAGAAACCAAACTATAATATGCCGAAGTGGTCCTTGGAATGGTGAGAGATTCAGTGGGAACCCGGCGATGAAAGACAACACCGATGGTCTcaagttcaatttcacttatgaTGATCATGGTGCGTGGTACTCTTTTTCCGTTACAAGACCTTCCTTGTCGAGGATAATTGTGACATCTGATTCTGATGGCGAGTTTCAACGCTACCTGTGGATACAAGGAAGATGGAACAAGTTCTGGTACAAACCGTCGGATCAATGCGACCATTACAGGGAGTGTGGTCCGTACGGAGTGTGTGACAATAATGCATCGCCGGTTTGCACATGTATGAAAGGGTTCAGCCCTAAGAACCCTCAGGCTTGGAATCTGAGAGATGGATCTGATGGGTGTGTGAGGAACACGGATTTGAATTGTTCCACTGACAAGTTCTTGCATCTTGAGAACATGAAGCTGCCGGAGACTAGCAGCGTGTTTATAAATAAGAGTATGACACTTGATGAATGTGGGAGTTTGTGTAAGAGGAATTGTTCATGCACTGCATATGCAAACATTGATATCACAAACGGAGGAAGTGGCTGTATTATGTGGATTGGTCAACTCTTTGACATGAGTGTCTACCGTACGGATGGCCAAGATCTCTATGTCAGATTGGCTGCAGCTGATATAG CTGCTATTTCAGGTTTTGTCCACAGAAATCATGATTGGTTAATGAATGAGGTGGTGCCTTCTAGAAGATACTTGGGTGATGAAAGGAACATGGATGATCTAGAGTTGCCAATGTTTGATTTTGATACCTTAATGATGGCTACGAACAATTTCTCTCAAGATAATAAACTTGGAGAAGGAGGCTTCGGTAGTGTTTATAGG GGCAGATTGATTGAAGGCCAAGAAATTGCTGTGAAAAGATTGTCAGAAGACTCTGGACAAGGAATTGAAGAATTTAAAAATGAAGTCAAATCAATTGTCAAGCTGCAACACCGAAATCTTGTTCGGTTGCTTGGTTGCTGCATTAAGAAAAATGAGAAGATGTTGGTGTATGAATATATGGAAAATAGAGGCCTTGATTCCATTTTGTTTG CTAATGTTGCAGACAAATCAAAAAGATCATTGCTTGATTGGGAAAAGCGTtacaatattatatatgggatagcAAGAGGACTTCTTTATTTGCATCAAGATTCAAGATTTCGAATTATTCATAGAGATCTCAAGACAAGTAACATATTATTAGATAACGAAATGAATCCAAAGATATCAGACTTTGGATTAGCTAGAATTCTTAACAAAGATCAAATCCAAGCAAAAACATTAAGAATTGTTGGAACATA TGGTTATATGTCTCCTGAATATGCTATGGACGGAAACTTTTCAGTAAAATCTGACGTTTTTAGCTTTGGAGTTATTGTATTGGAGATTATAACTGGAAAGAAGAATAGAGAATTTTATAGTGATGACGATGAATTGAATCTTTTGGGATAT GTATGGAGGCATTGGCATGAAGGAACTGTATTAACACTGATTGATCCATCTATTGGCAATTCATACACAGAATCTAAAGTTATAAGGTGCATACATATTGGTCTCTTATGTGTTCAAGAATGTGCAGAAGATAGACCAACAATGTCTTCAGTAGTCTTAATGTTGAGCAGTGAAGCTCTGTCAATGCCATCTCCTAAGAACCCTGGATTTTCCATTAAAAAAAACCATTTAAACATAGATTTATCTCCAAGCAAACAAGATATAACATGGAGTGTAAATCAAGTCACTATCACAATGTTAGATGGTAGATAG
- the LOC112782871 gene encoding receptor-like serine/threonine-protein kinase SD1-8 isoform X1: protein MRIFFTHLIDYIIIVIGFFFITPSTSFDTLTGTQILRTNQTLLSQNQSFVLGFFRGSNTNYYLGIWYNNINPQTIVWVANRDNPIETSTGYLKIGDNGNFVLLNSSGNPAWSSNQTHAKNPVLQLLDTGNLVLKDSSDKTNNNYLWQSFEYPTDTLLPGMKVGWNLDTGTEKHLTSWKVTGEDPSSGDYTLKIDYHGLYETLLRRNQTIICRSGPWNGERFSGNPAMKDNTDGLKFNFTYDDHGAWYSFSVTRPSLSRIIVTSDSDGEFQRYLWIQGRWNKFWYKPSDQCDHYRECGPYGVCDNNASPVCTCMKGFSPKNPQAWNLRDGSDGCVRNTDLNCSTDKFLHLENMKLPETSSVFINKSMTLDECGSLCKRNCSCTAYANIDITNGGSGCIMWIGQLFDMSVYRTDGQDLYVRLAAADIGSTNSNKNHRVVQAISITLTALVLVFGLVAICYLWKKGKQRSRAAISGFVHRNHDWLMNEVVPSRRYLGDERNMDDLELPMFDFDTLMMATNNFSQDNKLGEGGFGSVYRGRLIEGQEIAVKRLSEDSGQGIEEFKNEVKSIVKLQHRNLVRLLGCCIKKNEKMLVYEYMENRGLDSILFANVADKSKRSLLDWEKRYNIIYGIARGLLYLHQDSRFRIIHRDLKTSNILLDNEMNPKISDFGLARILNKDQIQAKTLRIVGTYGYMSPEYAMDGNFSVKSDVFSFGVIVLEIITGKKNREFYSDDDELNLLGYVWRHWHEGTVLTLIDPSIGNSYTESKVIRCIHIGLLCVQECAEDRPTMSSVVLMLSSEALSMPSPKNPGFSIKKNHLNIDLSPSKQDITWSVNQVTITMLDGR from the exons ATGAGAATCTTCTTCACTCATCTTATTGACTACATCATCATTGTTATTGGTTTCTTCTTCATCACTCCATCAACCTCTTTCGATACTTTAACCGGAACACAAATCCTCAGAACCAACCAAACGCTATTGTCACAAAACCAATCCTTCGTGCTGGGCTTCTTCAGAGGTTCCAACACCAACTATTACCTCGGAATATGGTACAACAACATCAATCCTCAAACAATAGTTTGGGTTGCAAACAGGGACAACCCTATTGAAACCTCCACAGGCTATCTCAAGATTGGAGACAATGGAAACTTTGTCCTCCTCAATTCATCCGGGAACCCTGCATGGTCCTCCAACCAAACCCACGCCAAGAATCCAGTTCTCCAGCTCCTTGATACCGGTAACCTTGTTCTCAAAGATTCATCAGACAAGACCAATAATAACTACTTATGGCAGAGCTTCGAGTACCCAACGGATACCTTGTTACCAGGGATGAAGGTCGGTTGGAACTTGGACACAGGAACAGAGAAGCACTTAACATCATGGAAGGTCACAGGTGAAGACCCTTCAAGCGGGGACTACACTTTGAAGATAGATTACCATGGTTTATATGAGACTCTCCTCAGGAGAAACCAAACTATAATATGCCGAAGTGGTCCTTGGAATGGTGAGAGATTCAGTGGGAACCCGGCGATGAAAGACAACACCGATGGTCTcaagttcaatttcacttatgaTGATCATGGTGCGTGGTACTCTTTTTCCGTTACAAGACCTTCCTTGTCGAGGATAATTGTGACATCTGATTCTGATGGCGAGTTTCAACGCTACCTGTGGATACAAGGAAGATGGAACAAGTTCTGGTACAAACCGTCGGATCAATGCGACCATTACAGGGAGTGTGGTCCGTACGGAGTGTGTGACAATAATGCATCGCCGGTTTGCACATGTATGAAAGGGTTCAGCCCTAAGAACCCTCAGGCTTGGAATCTGAGAGATGGATCTGATGGGTGTGTGAGGAACACGGATTTGAATTGTTCCACTGACAAGTTCTTGCATCTTGAGAACATGAAGCTGCCGGAGACTAGCAGCGTGTTTATAAATAAGAGTATGACACTTGATGAATGTGGGAGTTTGTGTAAGAGGAATTGTTCATGCACTGCATATGCAAACATTGATATCACAAACGGAGGAAGTGGCTGTATTATGTGGATTGGTCAACTCTTTGACATGAGTGTCTACCGTACGGATGGCCAAGATCTCTATGTCAGATTGGCTGCAGCTGATATAG GATCTACTAACTCCAACAAGAATCATAGAGTAGTACAGGCTATTAGCATCACACTTACTGCACTTGTTTTAGTTTTTGGATTGGTTGCTATTTGTTACTTATGGAAGAAGGGAAAACAAAGATCTAGAG CTGCTATTTCAGGTTTTGTCCACAGAAATCATGATTGGTTAATGAATGAGGTGGTGCCTTCTAGAAGATACTTGGGTGATGAAAGGAACATGGATGATCTAGAGTTGCCAATGTTTGATTTTGATACCTTAATGATGGCTACGAACAATTTCTCTCAAGATAATAAACTTGGAGAAGGAGGCTTCGGTAGTGTTTATAGG GGCAGATTGATTGAAGGCCAAGAAATTGCTGTGAAAAGATTGTCAGAAGACTCTGGACAAGGAATTGAAGAATTTAAAAATGAAGTCAAATCAATTGTCAAGCTGCAACACCGAAATCTTGTTCGGTTGCTTGGTTGCTGCATTAAGAAAAATGAGAAGATGTTGGTGTATGAATATATGGAAAATAGAGGCCTTGATTCCATTTTGTTTG CTAATGTTGCAGACAAATCAAAAAGATCATTGCTTGATTGGGAAAAGCGTtacaatattatatatgggatagcAAGAGGACTTCTTTATTTGCATCAAGATTCAAGATTTCGAATTATTCATAGAGATCTCAAGACAAGTAACATATTATTAGATAACGAAATGAATCCAAAGATATCAGACTTTGGATTAGCTAGAATTCTTAACAAAGATCAAATCCAAGCAAAAACATTAAGAATTGTTGGAACATA TGGTTATATGTCTCCTGAATATGCTATGGACGGAAACTTTTCAGTAAAATCTGACGTTTTTAGCTTTGGAGTTATTGTATTGGAGATTATAACTGGAAAGAAGAATAGAGAATTTTATAGTGATGACGATGAATTGAATCTTTTGGGATAT GTATGGAGGCATTGGCATGAAGGAACTGTATTAACACTGATTGATCCATCTATTGGCAATTCATACACAGAATCTAAAGTTATAAGGTGCATACATATTGGTCTCTTATGTGTTCAAGAATGTGCAGAAGATAGACCAACAATGTCTTCAGTAGTCTTAATGTTGAGCAGTGAAGCTCTGTCAATGCCATCTCCTAAGAACCCTGGATTTTCCATTAAAAAAAACCATTTAAACATAGATTTATCTCCAAGCAAACAAGATATAACATGGAGTGTAAATCAAGTCACTATCACAATGTTAGATGGTAGATAG